The Helianthus annuus cultivar XRQ/B chromosome 16, HanXRQr2.0-SUNRISE, whole genome shotgun sequence genome includes a window with the following:
- the LOC110918731 gene encoding SNF1-related protein kinase regulatory subunit beta-3: MNNSRGQDQETPVVAGFEVPRSPDASYNNVYTASEDDGRDPPVVPQHLQHTVLSYPTNRGPSAPLPDPQHVVLNHLYIENREAPRSVVALGFSHRFRAKYVNVVLYKPVQRRGSSST; this comes from the exons ATGAACAATTCTCGTGGTCAAGATCAA GAAACACCTGTTGTAGCTGGTTTTGAAGTCCCGAGATCACCCGACGCAAGTTACAACAATGTCTACACCGCAAGTGAAGATGACGGGCGGGACCCACCAGTAGTACCTCAACACTTGCAACACACTGTACTGAGCTACCCCACCAACAGGGGCCCTTCTGCTCCTCTACCCGACCCTCAACACGTTGTCCTGAACCATCTCTACATCGAAAACCGTGAGGCTCCACGGTCAGTAGTGGCACTCGGGTTCTCCCATCGGTTTCGGGCCAAATACGTGAACGTTGTTCTCTATAAACCGGTTCAAAGAAGGGGTAGCAGCAGCACTTGA